Proteins encoded by one window of bacterium:
- the rpsJ gene encoding 30S ribosomal protein S10, producing MQGQKIRIRLKSFDHALIDRSTEDIVKTAMETGAQVVGPIPLPTKRSVFTVNRSPHVDKKSREQFELKTHKRLIEIYNSKPQTIDALTKLDLPAGVDIEIKV from the coding sequence GTGCAGGGACAGAAGATTCGCATAAGACTGAAGTCTTTCGACCACGCGTTGATCGACCGGTCGACAGAGGACATAGTCAAGACGGCTATGGAGACGGGCGCACAGGTGGTTGGGCCGATTCCGCTGCCCACCAAGCGCAGTGTTTTCACGGTGAACCGCTCTCCGCATGTCGACAAGAAGAGCCGTGAGCAGTTCGAGCTCAAGACGCACAAGCGCCTGATCGAGATCTACAACAGCAAGCCTCAGACCATCGACGCGTTGACCAAGCTCGATCTGCCCGCCGGGGTGGACATCGAGATCAAGGTCTGA
- the rplC gene encoding 50S ribosomal protein L3, protein MLGLIGKKMGMTRIFSPEGLAVPVTVIQAGPCKVTQVKTGAKEGYEAIQVGFGARKEKNLTRAVKGHLAKVPGFFPVRLGEFRLDDAGEYTVGQDLDVTIFEAGEIVDVIGVMKGRGFQGVIRRHGHSGGSETHGNTAHRVPGSVGSSADPSRTWKNLKLPGQYGNTRQTQKNLQVVKVDVERGILFIKGAVPGPANGLVTIRKQK, encoded by the coding sequence ATGCTTGGATTAATCGGAAAGAAAATGGGCATGACCCGGATATTCAGCCCCGAAGGGCTGGCTGTGCCGGTGACCGTGATCCAGGCCGGGCCCTGCAAGGTGACCCAGGTCAAGACCGGCGCCAAGGAAGGTTACGAGGCGATCCAGGTCGGCTTCGGAGCGCGTAAGGAGAAGAACCTTACTCGCGCGGTCAAGGGACATCTGGCCAAGGTGCCGGGATTCTTCCCGGTGCGGCTGGGCGAGTTCCGCCTGGACGACGCCGGAGAGTACACGGTGGGCCAGGACCTGGATGTGACGATTTTCGAGGCCGGCGAGATAGTGGACGTGATCGGTGTGATGAAGGGCCGCGGTTTTCAGGGCGTCATCCGGCGTCACGGACACAGCGGCGGCAGCGAGACCCACGGCAACACCGCACACCGCGTTCCGGGTTCGGTCGGCTCGTCCGCCGATCCGTCGCGCACCTGGAAGAACCTGAAGCTTCCGGGCCAGTACGGCAACACCCGTCAGACCCAGAAAAACCTTCAGGTGGTAAAAGTGGATGTCGAGCGTGGCATCCTGTTCATCAAGGGAGCGGTCCCGGGTCCGGCCAACGGCCTGGTGACAATCAGAAAGCAAAAGTAA